A stretch of DNA from Pseudomonadota bacterium:
GCGACTCGCCCACGATGCCCCGAATCCCCGAATAGCTCACGGTGAGACCTTCTGGAATCCCACCCGCGCGTGCGTTGTTGCTCACAGCGCATCGACCTCGACTCTCTGCCACTCCGGCTTGCTCTGATAGACGCTGCGGTAATAGTCGCGCATCGACAGCCGCGAGGCGGCGGCCTCGTCGAGCACCACCGTGACCCGCGCGTGCATCTGCAGCGCAGACGCGGGGCACATCGCCGTGATCGGGCCCTCGACCATGGCCGCGACGGCCGACGCCTTCGCTTCACCCAGCGCGAGAACCAGGCAGTGGCGGCTCTCGAGGATGGTGCCGATGCCCATGGTGATGACGTGCCTCGGCACCTCGCGGCCCTCGAAGAAGCGGCGGTTCGCCTCCACCGTCTCCGGAGCGAGGGTCTTGATGCGCGTGCGCGAGCCAAGGGACGACGTGGGCTCGTTGAAGCCGATGTGCCCATCGTGCCCCAGGCCGAGAACCTGGCAGTCGATGCCGCCGGCCGCCACGATCTCGCGCTCGTACGCGGCGCAGGCCGCGGGGATGTCGGCGGCCAGGCCGTCAGGAACGTGCCAGCGCCGCACCGGCACGTGATCGAAGAGCGCCTCTCGCATGTAGGCGTGGTACGAGGTCGGATCGGACGGCGACAGCCCCACGTACTCGTCGAGGTTGAACGTGGTCGTCTGCGAGAGGTCGAGACGCCCCTCGCGGTGGAGGCGCACCATCTCGGCATACATCCCCCGCGGCGTCGAGCCCGTGGCGAGACCGAGAACCGCGTCTGGACGGGAACAAACGAGCTGGCTCACGGTCGCGGCCGCGAGACGCGAAACCGCCGCGTCATCGGCAAGAATGACAACCTCCATCAGCAGAACCTCTCGAGACGCGCTTCCACCTCTGCCTGGAAGCGCTGGATGCAGGCGCGCACGAACGCGCGTGGGTCGAGAGACGGTTCTCTCACAAGGGGTGTCATGTCGAGGGCGTAGTCGAGGGCCGCCGCCCGATCGACCTCTCTGGGATGCAGGTAGGTGGCGTTCGCGCGCTTTCGGCCCAGGGTGGCAAGATCGTAGCGCTTGCCCCCCTCGAGCTGCGAAGCGAAGACCCCCATCAGCGACCCCATCAGCGTCTCGGCGTCAGAGACGTCGAAGACCGTCTTGTCGCTCTCGCACAGCCAGTCGAGCGCTCCCCAGACCTCTCCTCCGTAGAGACGCTGAGGACGCTGTGCCTCAGGCAGGGCGCAGATCGCGTCGACCACGGCCACCGCGAGCGCGGCGTGGGTGTCATGGCGATCTGCGAGGCTGTGGGTATAGATCTCTCGCGCGCCGCAGGCGCCCACGACAGCCGACAGCTCCGCGCGCAAGCCCCTGGCGCCCGCATCGGCGGGCCTGGCACGGATGGCCTCACTGGCGTGATCGAGGCAGAGCACGGCGCTGTAACGCCCCAGACGCGCCGCCTCGCACTGCTCGCCGAAGCGGATGTCACGCATCTGGGTGTCAGAGGTCCCCGCGTAGGGCCCCGACCGCGGGCTGCCGCGGCCATCGGCCACCACAACGGCGGTCAGCCAGAGATCGTCTCGAGACGCGCACTGGTGGATGGGCCACCACGCCATGAACTCCACATCGTCGGCATGCGCGCCGATGGCGAGGTGGGTCGTGCGCGCGAGCGCGACGTCGACGTCACTCCCGTCCGGGACAAAGGCGCGACCGCCAGGTTGGCTGAATGAGAAAGACATGTGCAGACCTTCCGCCACAGCCCGACCCTCCCCTCCCCGCCGCCCTTTCACCTCACACCTGCCACGCACGATGGCAGGCCCAGGAGAACCGCCCGCATGGCCGAAAGCCTCCCTCCCCATGCGCAGGTTGCTTCTCGTCTGCTTGACCGCCCTCATCGTAACGAGCGCGGCCCTTCGGGCCCGCGCGGACGATGCTCCGCTGTTCCCTGTCGTGAACGACAAGCGGTGGGGATACATCGACCGCCATGGACACCCTGTGATCGCCCCTCGGTTCGACCACGCGCTTTCCTTTCGTGAAGGCCTGGGGCTCGTGCGCGTCAACGGCAGATGCGGGTACGTCGACGCATCCGGCGCACTCGTCATCGCCCCGGCTCACGCCCAGGCCTGGCCGTTCGCGGAAGGCCTGGCTGCCGTACGTGATGACAACCGCAGATGCGGCTACATCGATCGCAGCGGACGTTGCGTCGTGCCCGCGACCTACGACGATGCCGATGAGTTCAGCGAAGGGCTGGCGCGGGTCACGCGATACGGCAGGCACGGCTTCATCGACAAGACCGGAAGGGTGGTG
This window harbors:
- the nagB gene encoding glucosamine-6-phosphate deaminase, which translates into the protein MEVVILADDAAVSRLAAATVSQLVCSRPDAVLGLATGSTPRGMYAEMVRLHREGRLDLSQTTTFNLDEYVGLSPSDPTSYHAYMREALFDHVPVRRWHVPDGLAADIPAACAAYEREIVAAGGIDCQVLGLGHDGHIGFNEPTSSLGSRTRIKTLAPETVEANRRFFEGREVPRHVITMGIGTILESRHCLVLALGEAKASAVAAMVEGPITAMCPASALQMHARVTVVLDEAAASRLSMRDYYRSVYQSKPEWQRVEVDAL
- a CDS encoding PIG-L family deacetylase produces the protein MSFSFSQPGGRAFVPDGSDVDVALARTTHLAIGAHADDVEFMAWWPIHQCASRDDLWLTAVVVADGRGSPRSGPYAGTSDTQMRDIRFGEQCEAARLGRYSAVLCLDHASEAIRARPADAGARGLRAELSAVVGACGAREIYTHSLADRHDTHAALAVAVVDAICALPEAQRPQRLYGGEVWGALDWLCESDKTVFDVSDAETLMGSLMGVFASQLEGGKRYDLATLGRKRANATYLHPREVDRAAALDYALDMTPLVREPSLDPRAFVRACIQRFQAEVEARLERFC